ATTGGAGGAGAATTATGTATTTATTGGGGATAACAACTTTTTTAGTTGTTTGGCAAATTATTTCTCTTTTTTATACAAATCTTACTTTGCCCGGGCCTATTATAACCGTTGAAACCCTTTTTAACTTAATCGGTGATATGACTTTTTGGACTCAGTTTTTAAATACATTTTTAAAGAGTTTAACGGGACTTGTAATAAGTTTGGGAGTTGGAGTTCCTCTTGGCTTTTTTGCAGGGCTCAACAAGAAATTCGACGATTTTATTAGACCTGCTGTCATGTTTTTTCAAGGTGCCCCCATAGTTTCTTATATAGCTATTTCGATGCTTTGGTTTGGTATTGGCTTTTATACCCCTGTTTTTGTAGCTTTTGTGGTTATATTCCCAACCATAGTTTTTAACATTTCAAACGGGATAAGATCAACAGACAAAAACCTTATAGAAATGGCAAAGTTGTATAAAATACCTCAAAGTTTGATCAGAAAGTACATTTACTTTCCATCTATAATCCCTTTTGTCGTATCAACTTTAAAAATAATTTCTGGGACTTTGTGGAGAGCTGTTGTAGTGGGAGAATTTCTGGCAGGTGCTTATGGAATAGGTTATTCACTGTCTCTTTCTAAAGCTACTCTTAACACGGAAGAAGTTTTTGCATACACCATCTTTTTAATCGCAGTGGGGATTATCTTTGAAAAATCTCTTTTGAAAATAAATTTAAACCCAAAGATAAAGATAAAAAAGAATATAGAAGTTACACACAATGAAAAGACGGATAATTTAAAAGATATTGAGTTGGATAATGTAACTTTTTCGTATAATGATACAAATGTTATTCAAAATTTGAATATGAAAATTGAAAAAAACAAGACTACAGCTCTTATAGGTGAATCTGGAAGTGGAAAGACGACTATCCTGTATTTATTATCCAAAATTAGAAAAGGTTTTACTGGAAATATTAAAAACGTTCCTGAAAAGGTCTCTTTTGTGTATCAAGATGACAGACTCATTCCTTGGTTGAACGTAAACGATAATATAAAAATAGTAAATCCAAACTTAGAAGACAGAGATATTGAAAAATATCTATCCATGATGGGTATAGAGGAAAAACAATTTATATATCCAGAAAAATTATCTGGGGGGATGAAAAAGAGGGTTAACATTGCAAGGGCTCTCGCGTACAACCCAAAATTACTTTTGTTAGACGAGCCTTTTTCTTCTTTGGATTTGAAAACCAAGTACAATTTGATAGAAGATTTGAAAAAGATTTTTTCTAACGACAATATAACCAGTCTTATAGTTTCTCACGATCCCTATGAGATTTCAGAAATTTCGGATAGAATATATTTACTGAGTTCAAAAGAAAAAAATATTATTTGGGAACAAGATTTAGAAAACGAAGAAAAAGAAAATTTGGCAAATATAATCAAAGATAGAATAATAAACGGAGGATGAGTATGGATAAAATAAAGACTATTATATTTGATTTAGATGGAACCCTTGTCAACACAATTAACGTTACTATACCTGCTTTCGAAAATGTTATAAAGGATTTGAAAGAGAAAAATATGATAGAGTATTTACCAGACAAAAAAGAAATAATGAAATACATAGGTTATCCCATAGATCAGATCTTTACTAATTTATACGATAGCAATGATAAAAAACTTATCGAAGAATCAGTTAGACTTTTAGATCATTACGAAGAAATCATTATAGAAAACAACGACAACATTTTTTTTGATGGTGTTATTGAAGTTCTTGATTATCTGAGTAGAAAAGGATATAAGATGATGGTTTTGTCTAACTGCAACACAACTTACCTCAACAGTATTTTAAAAAAAGGTATTGAAATTTATATAGATGAACCATACTGTTCCGAGATGTTTGACTGGAAAGACAAAGAAGAAGTGATGAAGAAGGTTATCGACCTGAACAAAAAAGAAGAGTACGTGATGGTGGGAGACAGAAAACACGATATAAAGGCTGCGAAAGACAATGGAATTAAATCTATAGGTTGTGATTATGGCTATGGACAACATGAGATCAATTCAGCAGACATCATAATTAAAGATATAAAAGAGTTAATTGACATTTTTTAAAAATTTTTTAAGTTTGAACGTTAACATTTAAGATTTTTTTAAGTACGTAGATTGATAATATTACCAGAAAACATTAGATATAGGAGGTGTAAAAATGAAAAAATTATTAGTTGTTATAACAGTTTTTGTTTTGAGTTTGAACGTTTTTGCAGCTGTAAACGCAGATGTTGAAAGTCCTTTTATAAAAGTGGCAGAAGAAGCTGGGCCTGCTGTTGTTAGTATTGAAGCGAAAGGCAAACAATCAATGGGAATAGATCCATATTTTGAAGATTTTTTTAGAAGGTTCTTTGGTGAAATTCCTCAACAAAATAGAGAATTTCAAAGTCTTGGTACTGGATTCATTTTTGATGAAGAAGGATACATAATTACAAATTATCATGTTGTTGAGAACGCATCAAATATAAATGTAACTATGACAAATGATAATTCTTTTGAGGCAAAATATATTGGTGGAGATAGCGACCTTGATTTGGCTATCTTAAAGATAGAAACAGATAGAAAATTACCAACTGTTGAACTTGGCGATTCGGACAATTTAAAAATAGGACAATGGGCTATAGCAATAGGTAATCCGCTTGGATTCAGCCATACTATCACAACCGGTGTTGTTAGTGCATTTAACAGAAAAATCCAAAAACCTGATGGCTCAGGATATTATGTTGATTTAATTCAAACAGATGCAGCCATTAACCCTGGTAATTCAGGAGGACCACTTTTGGATATTCACGGAAGGGTTATAGGTATCAACACCGTTATTGTTAACCCTACACAAGGTGTTAACCTTGGTTTTGCAATACCAATAAACTTGGCTAAAAGATTTGCTTATTCCTTAATCGAAGACGGATCTTTCCAAAGAGCTTATTTAGGAGTTTATTACGGTGATGTCAATGAATCTCTTCAAAAAGCTCTTGGATTAAAAGTTAGCAAAGGCGCTTATATTAACGACGTTGTAGATGGTTCAGCTGCTGACAAAGCGGGTATAAAAGCTGGAGATGTTATAACAAAAGTTGGAAACAA
The DNA window shown above is from Geotoga petraea and carries:
- a CDS encoding Do family serine endopeptidase — its product is MKKLLVVITVFVLSLNVFAAVNADVESPFIKVAEEAGPAVVSIEAKGKQSMGIDPYFEDFFRRFFGEIPQQNREFQSLGTGFIFDEEGYIITNYHVVENASNINVTMTNDNSFEAKYIGGDSDLDLAILKIETDRKLPTVELGDSDNLKIGQWAIAIGNPLGFSHTITTGVVSAFNRKIQKPDGSGYYVDLIQTDAAINPGNSGGPLLDIHGRVIGINTVIVNPTQGVNLGFAIPINLAKRFAYSLIEDGSFQRAYLGVYYGDVNESLQKALGLKVSKGAYINDVVDGSAADKAGIKAGDVITKVGNNDIEDGAELASVLRTYKAGEEVTITVNRNGEKLELNVVLAKAEDVAKETSESYFGLKVRNLQNSDYNKLDLSKDIKGIVIEEVTNQNYIYGVKAGDVISQIAINGNYHNISNVEDWEEIASSIEKNSYVALIIHRQNIRYVVKFFYK
- a CDS encoding HAD family hydrolase, with the protein product MDKIKTIIFDLDGTLVNTINVTIPAFENVIKDLKEKNMIEYLPDKKEIMKYIGYPIDQIFTNLYDSNDKKLIEESVRLLDHYEEIIIENNDNIFFDGVIEVLDYLSRKGYKMMVLSNCNTTYLNSILKKGIEIYIDEPYCSEMFDWKDKEEVMKKVIDLNKKEEYVMVGDRKHDIKAAKDNGIKSIGCDYGYGQHEINSADIIIKDIKELIDIF
- a CDS encoding ATP-binding cassette domain-containing protein; translation: MYLLGITTFLVVWQIISLFYTNLTLPGPIITVETLFNLIGDMTFWTQFLNTFLKSLTGLVISLGVGVPLGFFAGLNKKFDDFIRPAVMFFQGAPIVSYIAISMLWFGIGFYTPVFVAFVVIFPTIVFNISNGIRSTDKNLIEMAKLYKIPQSLIRKYIYFPSIIPFVVSTLKIISGTLWRAVVVGEFLAGAYGIGYSLSLSKATLNTEEVFAYTIFLIAVGIIFEKSLLKINLNPKIKIKKNIEVTHNEKTDNLKDIELDNVTFSYNDTNVIQNLNMKIEKNKTTALIGESGSGKTTILYLLSKIRKGFTGNIKNVPEKVSFVYQDDRLIPWLNVNDNIKIVNPNLEDRDIEKYLSMMGIEEKQFIYPEKLSGGMKKRVNIARALAYNPKLLLLDEPFSSLDLKTKYNLIEDLKKIFSNDNITSLIVSHDPYEISEISDRIYLLSSKEKNIIWEQDLENEEKENLANIIKDRIINGG